The following are encoded together in the Pectinophora gossypiella chromosome 14, ilPecGoss1.1, whole genome shotgun sequence genome:
- the LOC126372382 gene encoding glutamate receptor ionotropic, NMDA 2B has protein sequence MQAHTALMALAALGALAAAAERGGGIKVGGGGAGGGGREAARGGGVRLGVDGLRRPRTSPAPPPPRQPSTITAALVVPHKAFGARDYTKAEKAALSKLPRKLKLFSHVRLNVTLSMQGLTPSPMSILDSLCKEFLAVNVSAILYLMNHEQYGRSTASAQYFLQLAGYLGIPVIAWNADNSGLEKRASHASLRLQLAPSIEHQTAAMLSILERYKWHQFSVVTSAIAGHDDFIQAVRERVSALQDRFKFTILNAVVVKKAADLNELVTSEARVMLLYATREEAADILATAKDLHLTGESFVWIVTQSVLGSMQQPNKFPVGMLGVHFDTSSSSLIGEIATAVKVFAYGVESYVSEPENARHPLGTRLSCGAGAGEARWSTGERFYRHLRNVSVDGEAGRPSIEFTPDGELRAAELKIVNLRPGIGEQLVWEEIGAWNSFPKERLDIKDIVWPGDLHTPPQGVPEKFHMRITFLEEPPYIHLAPPDPVSGRCSLDRGVICRVAPEVEVAGLEAGTAHRNSSLYQCCSGFCIDLLTQLAEQLGFTYELSRVEDGRWGTLHNGKWNGLIADLVNKKTDMVLTSLIINSDREAVVDFSVPFMETGIAIVVAKRTGIISPTAFLEPFDTASWMLVGAVAIQAATFSIFFFEWLSPSGFDCSTGSNSKRMPQNRFSLCRTYWIVWAVLFQASVHVDSPRGFTARFMTNMWAMFAVVFLAIYTANLAAFMITREEYHELSGLDDHRIARPLSLRPPLKFGTVPWSHTDATLAKYFQEPHAYMKQYNRSTVSAGVTSVLTGELDAFIYDGTVLDYLVSQDEDCRLLTVGSWYAMSGYGLAFTRNSKYLSMFNKRLLDLRSNGDLERLRRYWMTGICKPNKQEHKSSDPLALEQFLSAFLLLMAGILLAALLLLMEHVYFRYMREHLAASTAGSCCALVSLSMGQSLSFHGAVVEAASRGYGAAGRGHCRSAVCAAQIWRARHERDAAMARARQLAAALAAHGLQPPPRRLASAAALLAGGEHDATHPRTLHAPADLLPDLDRPLSCGDLRARERTRVEMETVL, from the exons ATGCAGGCGCATACAGCGTTGATGGCCCTGGCGGCCCTGGGCgcgctggcggcggcggcggagcgCGGCGGCGGCATCAAggtgggcggcggcggcgcgggcggcggcgggcgcgaggcggcgcgcggcggcggcgtgcggCTCGGCGTGGACGGCCTGCGCCGGCCGCGCACCTcgcctgcgccgccgccgccgcgccagcCCTCCACCATCACCGCCGCCCTTGTCGTACCCCACAAAGCGTTCGGCGCACGCGATTACACCAAAGCCGAGAAGGCGGCCCTCTCCAAACTGCCGCGCAAGCTCAAACTATTCTCGCACGTGCGCCTCAACGTGACGCTTTCCATGCAAGGCCTCACGCCTAGTCCTATGT CTATCCTGGACTCGCTATGTAAAGAATTTCTAGCGGTCAACGTGTCTGCTATCCTTTATCTTATGAATCATGAACAATACGGGCGCTCTACTGCCTCTGCACAGTATTTCCTACAACTCGCCGGATATCTTGGCATACCG GTTATTGCGTGGAACGCGGACAATAGTGGTCTAGAGAAGCGAGCATCTCACGCGTCGTTACGGCTGCAACTGGCGCCGTCCATCGAGCACCAGACCGCCGCCATGTTGTCGATCCTGGAGCGGTACAAGTGGCACCAGTTCAGCGTGGTCACCTCCGCCATAGCCGGCCACGACGACTTCATACAGGCCGTGCGAGAAAGAGTTTCGGCACTGCAG GATCGCTTCAAGTTCACGATCCTAAACGCCGTGGTGGTGAAGAAGGCGGCAGACCTGAACGAGCTGGTAACGAGCGAGGCGCGCGTGATGCTGCTGTACGCGACGAGAGAAGAGGCCGCCGACATCCTCGCCACGGCCAAGGACCTCCACCTCACCGGAGAGAGCTTCGTCTGGATTGTCACTCAGAGCGTGCTCGGCTCCATGCAGCAACCTAACAAGTTTCCCGTCGGGATGCTAG GCGTACATTtcgatacatcatcatcatcgcttATTGGCGAGATTGCTACTGCAGTGAAAGTGTTCGCGTACGGGGTAGAATCGTACGTGTCAGAGCCAGAGAACGCCAGACACCCGCTTGGTACGAGGCTATcgtgcggcgcgggcgcaggcgagGCGCGCTGGTCCACGGGAGAGAG GTTCTACAGACACCTGCGCAATGTCAGCGTCGATGGCGAGGCGGGCCGTCCAAGTATAGAGTTCACGCCAGACGGAGAACTGCGCGCTGCTGAGCTTAAGATCGTGAATCTTAGACCGGGGATTGGTGAAcag CTTGTATGGGAAGAGATCGGTGCATGGAACTCCTTTCCAAAAGAACGTTTGGATATCAAAGACATTGTGTGGCCGGGCGACCTGCACACACCGCCGCAAGGCGTGCCGGAGAAGTTCCACATGCGAATCACTTTCCTAGAGGAGCCGCCGTACATACACCTAGCTCCACCCGACCCGGTCAGCGGGCGGTGCTCGCTGGATAGAGGAGTCATCTGCCGCGTCGCACCTGAAGTTGAAGTAGCCGG ATTGGAAGCGGGAACAGCGCATAGGAACAGCTCGCTATACCAGTGCTGCAGTGGATTCTGCATAGACCTGCTCACGCAGTTGGCCGAACAACTAGGGTTCACGTATGAGTTGTCACGCGTCGAAGACGGCCGCTGGGGCACGCTGCATAATGGCAAGTGGAACGGCCTCATTGCAGATTTAGTCAATAAGAAGACTGACATG GTCTTGACATCTCTAATTATAAATTCAGACCGAGAGGCTGTAGTAGACTTCAGTGTGCCGTTCATGGAAACGGGCATAGCGATAGTGGTGGCGAAGCGAACTGGCATCATTTCACCCACCGCCTTCCTAGAACCTTTCGACACCGCGTCGTGGATGCTCGTGGGCGCGGTTGCGATACAAGCAGCGACGttttctatcttcttcttcgaATGGCTGTCCCCCAGTGGGTTCGATTGCTCAACAGGGTCCAACTCAAAAAGGATGCCACAGAATAGGTTCTCGCTGTGTAGAACTTATTGGATTGTGTGGGCTGTATTATTTCAA GCGTCAGTGCACGTGGACTCGCCGCGAGGGTTCACCGCACGCTTTATGACCAACATGTGGGCGATGTTCGCCGTAGTGTTCCTCGCCATTTACACTGCCAACCTGGCCGCGTTCATGATCACGCGGGAGGAGTACCACGAGTTGAGCGGGCTGGACGACCACCGGATAGCGCGGCCGCTCTCGCTCCGCCCACCGCTCAAGTTCGGCACGGTGCCGTGGTCGCACACGGACGCGACCCTCGCCAAATACTTCCAAGAGCCACACGCTTACATGAAACA GTACAATCGTAGCACAGTAAGTGCAGGCGTCACAAGTGTTCTGACGGGCGAACTCGATGCCTTCATCTATGATGGCACCGTACTGGATTACTTAGTATCACaa GACGAAGACTGTCGACTTTTGACAGTAGGGTCGTGGTACGCGATGTCGGGATACGGCCTAGCGTTCACACGTAACTCCAAATACCTCAGTATGTTCAACAAGAGATTGCTCGACCTGCGCTCCAACGGAGACCTGGAGAGGTTAAGAAG ATACTGGATGACCGGTATATGTAAGCCGAACAAGCAGGAACACAAGTCGTCGGACCCGCTCGCTCTAGAGCAGTTCCTGTCGGCGTTCCTGCTGCTGATGGCGGGCATCCTGCTGGCGGCGCTGCTACTGCTCATGGAGCACGTCTACTTCCGATACATGCGCGAGCACCTCGCCGCCTCTACCGCCGGCTCCTGCTGCGCGCTCGTCTCACTCTCTATGG GACAATCTCTTTCGTTCCACGGTGCCGTGGTAGAAGCGGCAAGTCGTGGGTACGGAGCTGCAGGCCGAGGTCACTGTCGCTCCGCTGTCTGCGCGGCACAA ATATGGCGCGCCCGCCACGAGCGCGACGCGGCGATGGCGCGCGCGCGGCAACTGGCAGCGGCGCTGGCGGCGCACGGGCTGCAGCCGCCGCCGCGACGCCTGGCGTCCGCGGCCGCGCTGCTGGCGGGGGGCGAACACGACGCCACGCACCCGCGCACGCTGCACGCGCCCGCTGACCTACTGCCCGACCTCGACCGCCCGCTCTCTTGCGGCGATTTGCGAGCAAG AGAGCGGACACGAGTAGAAATGGAAACAGTGCTGTGA
- the LOC126372387 gene encoding tether containing UBX domain for GLUT4 isoform X2: protein MSKDIIVLTPNGRRQKIQCSPDTIILQVLEDVCAKQGFEATAYDLKHHNTVLDLTTTVRFSNLPNKATLEMVEAEKRRQETTVTIGLLLEDGDRRTADFPPNTSLYELITSLAPSALKSLENPTILYMRQEVTGVPALKEKTLRKIGLLGGRAILRLLNKAEDAKQANVSAVYRRPPSDKHEDRELVRADPVPTTSTKKEASPGPSAEQKTDPKQFDPITMIKAAKQSPLETEKKFEIIEIENKAHETRKKETGIKINDNESLGVPSTTTTVESQEKLERRLKIEEEVTFLGAQKAIAFMQPDSAEDELSDLPDDFYELTIEEVRKLYKDLQEQRLALENEPLITSAQKQDIQKMTSEQRLAAFKNVVVRVQFPDNIILQGIFSPTNTIGDVISFIKEHLEEPNRRFHIFTTPLKEALDPNMTLLEAKFVPCVHMHFKWLEGMGSKTYLKGEIYTRQTSSEAASMLASKYRASRRKIEESPQTSQAGSSTSKSSKLPKWFKR from the exons ATGTCGAAGGATATAATTGTTCTAACTCCAAACGGGCGTAGACAGAAAATCCAATGTTCTCCTGACACTATAATTCTCCAG GTATTAGAAGATGTATGTGCTAAACAAGGTTTTGAGGCTACAGCCTATGATTTAAAGCACCACAATACTGTTCTGGACTTAACAACCACAGTTAGATTCTCCAACTTGCCCAACAAGGCTACTCTTGAAATGGTTGAGGCTGAGAAGAGGAGACAAGAAACTACTGTCACAATAGGTCTTTTACTGGAAGATG GTGATAGAAGGACTGCAGATTTCCCACCAAATACATCATTATATGAATTGATCACATCACTTGCTCCATCAGCATTAAAGTCTTTAGAAAATCCTACTATTTTGTATATGCGTCAAGAGGTAACTGGTGTTCCTGCTCTTAAAGAGAAGACATTGAGAAAAATTGGGCTCCTGGGGGGTAGAGCCATATTGCGATTATTGAATAAAGCTGAAGATGCTAA ACAAGCAAATGTGTCTGCTGTTTATCGACGGCCACCATCAGACAAGCATGAAGACAGAGAGCTTGTCAGAGCTGATCCAGTACCCACAACATCTACAAAAAAAGAAGCATCTCCAGGCCCCTCAGCTGAACAAAAAACAGACCCCAAGCAATTTGATCCAATTACAATGATAAAGGCAGCCAAACAAAGTCCACTGGAGACTGAAAAgaaatttgaaattattgaGATAGAAAACAAAGCACATGaaacaaggaaaaaagaaactggaataaaaataaatgataatgaaTCTCTTGGAGTGCCTTCTACTACAACAACTGTAGAATCACAAGAAAAACTAGAAAGAAGACTGAAAATAGAAGAGGAGGTTACATTT TTGGGTGCACAGAAAGCAATAGCTTTCATGCAGCCAGATAGCGCAGAGGATGAGTTGAGTGACCTACCAGATGATTTTTATGAACTCACTATTGAAGAAGTTCGCAAACTATATAAAGACTTACAGGAGCAACGTTTGGCATTAGAAAATGAACCCCTGATTACTTCAGCACAAAAACAAGATATACAAAAAATG ACATCAGAACAAAGGTTAGCAGCTTTCAAGAATGTTGTTGTCAGAGTGCAGTTTCCAGATAATATTATACTTCAAGGAATTTTCTCTCCTACCAATACCATAGGAGATGTTATCAGTTTTATCAAAGAACACCTTGAGGAGCCCAATAGACGTTTTCATATAT TTACAACACCTTTGAAAGAGGCCCTTGATCCTAATATGACATTACTTGAAGCAAAATTTGTACCGTGTGTTCATATGCACTTCAAATGGCTGGAGGGTATGGGATCTAAGACATATCTAAAAGGAGAAATATATACAAGGCAGACTTCAAGTGAAGCTGCTAGCATGTTAGCTTCGAAATATAG GGCAAGCAGGCGAAAAATAGAAGAATCACCACAAACTTCACAAGCAGGCTCATCTACATCTAAGAGCAGTAAACTACCAAAGTGGTTTAagagataa
- the LOC126372387 gene encoding tether containing UBX domain for GLUT4 isoform X1 produces the protein MNDKSVFLDFYRISKMSKDIIVLTPNGRRQKIQCSPDTIILQVLEDVCAKQGFEATAYDLKHHNTVLDLTTTVRFSNLPNKATLEMVEAEKRRQETTVTIGLLLEDGDRRTADFPPNTSLYELITSLAPSALKSLENPTILYMRQEVTGVPALKEKTLRKIGLLGGRAILRLLNKAEDAKQANVSAVYRRPPSDKHEDRELVRADPVPTTSTKKEASPGPSAEQKTDPKQFDPITMIKAAKQSPLETEKKFEIIEIENKAHETRKKETGIKINDNESLGVPSTTTTVESQEKLERRLKIEEEVTFLGAQKAIAFMQPDSAEDELSDLPDDFYELTIEEVRKLYKDLQEQRLALENEPLITSAQKQDIQKMTSEQRLAAFKNVVVRVQFPDNIILQGIFSPTNTIGDVISFIKEHLEEPNRRFHIFTTPLKEALDPNMTLLEAKFVPCVHMHFKWLEGMGSKTYLKGEIYTRQTSSEAASMLASKYRASRRKIEESPQTSQAGSSTSKSSKLPKWFKR, from the exons ATGAATGACAAGTCGGTTTTCTTGGATTTCTATCG AATCAGCAAAATGTCGAAGGATATAATTGTTCTAACTCCAAACGGGCGTAGACAGAAAATCCAATGTTCTCCTGACACTATAATTCTCCAG GTATTAGAAGATGTATGTGCTAAACAAGGTTTTGAGGCTACAGCCTATGATTTAAAGCACCACAATACTGTTCTGGACTTAACAACCACAGTTAGATTCTCCAACTTGCCCAACAAGGCTACTCTTGAAATGGTTGAGGCTGAGAAGAGGAGACAAGAAACTACTGTCACAATAGGTCTTTTACTGGAAGATG GTGATAGAAGGACTGCAGATTTCCCACCAAATACATCATTATATGAATTGATCACATCACTTGCTCCATCAGCATTAAAGTCTTTAGAAAATCCTACTATTTTGTATATGCGTCAAGAGGTAACTGGTGTTCCTGCTCTTAAAGAGAAGACATTGAGAAAAATTGGGCTCCTGGGGGGTAGAGCCATATTGCGATTATTGAATAAAGCTGAAGATGCTAA ACAAGCAAATGTGTCTGCTGTTTATCGACGGCCACCATCAGACAAGCATGAAGACAGAGAGCTTGTCAGAGCTGATCCAGTACCCACAACATCTACAAAAAAAGAAGCATCTCCAGGCCCCTCAGCTGAACAAAAAACAGACCCCAAGCAATTTGATCCAATTACAATGATAAAGGCAGCCAAACAAAGTCCACTGGAGACTGAAAAgaaatttgaaattattgaGATAGAAAACAAAGCACATGaaacaaggaaaaaagaaactggaataaaaataaatgataatgaaTCTCTTGGAGTGCCTTCTACTACAACAACTGTAGAATCACAAGAAAAACTAGAAAGAAGACTGAAAATAGAAGAGGAGGTTACATTT TTGGGTGCACAGAAAGCAATAGCTTTCATGCAGCCAGATAGCGCAGAGGATGAGTTGAGTGACCTACCAGATGATTTTTATGAACTCACTATTGAAGAAGTTCGCAAACTATATAAAGACTTACAGGAGCAACGTTTGGCATTAGAAAATGAACCCCTGATTACTTCAGCACAAAAACAAGATATACAAAAAATG ACATCAGAACAAAGGTTAGCAGCTTTCAAGAATGTTGTTGTCAGAGTGCAGTTTCCAGATAATATTATACTTCAAGGAATTTTCTCTCCTACCAATACCATAGGAGATGTTATCAGTTTTATCAAAGAACACCTTGAGGAGCCCAATAGACGTTTTCATATAT TTACAACACCTTTGAAAGAGGCCCTTGATCCTAATATGACATTACTTGAAGCAAAATTTGTACCGTGTGTTCATATGCACTTCAAATGGCTGGAGGGTATGGGATCTAAGACATATCTAAAAGGAGAAATATATACAAGGCAGACTTCAAGTGAAGCTGCTAGCATGTTAGCTTCGAAATATAG GGCAAGCAGGCGAAAAATAGAAGAATCACCACAAACTTCACAAGCAGGCTCATCTACATCTAAGAGCAGTAAACTACCAAAGTGGTTTAagagataa
- the LOC126372710 gene encoding YTH domain-containing protein 1 — MEASNNTDAVNLGVGEVEAEIGEELKQLEEGKDYDTRSEVSSSSSSDSSTPSISSVSTKSKERRANRKRTKSESRSPVQNKRRCISSTTNKTKTYDYMTKLNYLFRDTRFFLIKSNNAENITLSKAKGVWSTLPQNEANLNQAYRESRNVLLIFSVKESGKFAGFARLGSESRRDVPPISWVLPPGLSAKVLDGVFKVDWICRKELPFSSTLHLYNPWNEGKPVKIGRDGQEIEPKVAEELCRLFPEDEGIEMTPILRKSKEASKKGYMKSGGSYRTYRAPLSSRGSNFRNRLSTSSRSGRRKIFMSPRSRLSSSSYKRRSPSPYVRDRLPAWFNRSREGYGSSGSAAAEAYVAEYMRSMHHQLPPLPYVPPPGFSGALSPYDGLPPPPPPPPPRYYDLSDYPRSVLVYDKRSYERSVDEFLWRTSDRSRGRSRERESHRSYRERR; from the coding sequence ATGGAGGCCTCCAATAACACAGACGCCGTAAACCTTGGAGTTGGTGAAGTAGAGGCCGAAATAGGAGAAGAACTTAAACAGTTGGAAGAAGGTAAAGACTATGACACGAGAAGTGAAGTGTCCAGCTCGTCTTCAAGTGATTCGAGTACTCCCAGTATCAGTTCAGTTAGCACCAAATCTAAAGAAAGACGCGCTAACCGTAAACGTACCAAGTCTGAAAGTCGCTCTCCCGTTCAAAATAAGAGGAGATGTATTTCGAGCACGACTAACAAAACAAAGACTTACGATTACATGACcaaactaaattatttatttagagacACACGATTTTTCCTGATTAAATCTAACAATGCAGAGAATATAACTCTGTCCAAAGCTAAAGGCGTATGGTCTACTTTACCCCAAAATGAAGCAAATTTAAACCAGGCTTACAGAGAATCAAGAAATGTACTATTGATATTTTCCGTGAAGGAAAGTGGTAAATTCGCCGGGTTTGCTCGCCTGGGCAGCGAGTCGAGGCGTGACGTACCTCCGATATCGTGGGTGCTGCCACCCGGACTCTCGGCTAAAGTGTTGGACGGAGTTTTTAAAGTAGATTGGATATGCCGTAAAGAATTGCCTTTCAGTAGCACACTTCATTTATATAATCCATGGAATGAAGGAAAACCAGTAAAAATTGGCAGAGATGGACAAGAAATTGAACCAAAAGTAGCTGAGGAACTGTGTAGATTGTTCCCTGAAGATGAAGGTATTGAAATGACTCCTATATTGAGAAAATCAAAGGAAGCCTCAAAGAAGGGTTACATGAAAAGTGGAGGGAGTTACAGAACATATCGAGCTCCACTTTCGTCTAGGGGTTCCAATTTCAGAAACAGGTTATCTACATCGTCAAGAAGTGGCagaagaaaaattttcatgtcCCCCAGGAGTAGATTATCATCTAGCTCATACAAGAGGAGATCACCTTCTCCATATGTGAGAGATCGCTTACCAGCATGGTTCAACCGCAGTCGAGAAGGTTATGGCAGCAGTGGTTCTGCAGCGGCAGAAGCTTATGTTGCAGAATATATGCGTTCCATGCACCACCAACTGCCACCACTACCATATGTCCCTCCTCCGGGGTTCAGCGGCGCCCTGTCGCCATATGACGGGCTGCCGCCGCCTCCTCCGCCGCCACCGCCTCGCTATTACGATTTATCTGATTATCCGCGTTCAGTGCTCGTTTATGACAAAAGATCGTATGAACGGTCAGTAGATGAGTTCCTGTGGCGTACTTCAGATCGTTCTCGTGGCCGCAGTCGTGAGCGTGAATCACACAGATCTTATAGAGAGCGACGATAA
- the LOC126372388 gene encoding zinc finger CCCH domain-containing protein 3, whose amino-acid sequence MASHHYYSADPSYARATEQNSGKVYINPNFQRNHSAPVPQTRSMYINPLFSHHTSTISSIAKTKIYVNPNFVKPHTADITTQYFERPVLKPDNEIAIHNSLPKIVSNSTPIIPQNTATVTTAGMSLGHVANSRYTLVRHNNKATARNVLAESSECVTKLKISKYKTVSVAHVKNNFDTDKLNRLSSLHNTEKVTPDNINIPSRFLQSRFKLVRRNSAPVVTKTNTKSVIRKQNLNSSKAIVSRSSQKVKIIINKRNLKKNNIPCPQFRKYGKCLRSLIGHCAFLHDKKHVSICRKFLKGLCHDKDCLLSHEVTAEKMPTCSFYLKGMCTKEDCPYLHVKLNEKTKICADFLRGYCEKGDKCLNRHINICPELAVKSVCTRKRCPYPHKVNKKNIHKKTKVQETLNQSVKYNNSRNKVNKRKEIPDLNSKSEDDQMDCRYYKEVLDKDVSTEIATIKPSRCKLGALPSFIHL is encoded by the coding sequence ATGGCTTCTCACCATTATTATAGTGCAGACCCAAGCTATGCAAGAGCAACAGAACAAAATTCTGGTAAAGTGTATATTAACCCCAATTTCCAAAGGAATCATAGTGCTCCTGTGCCTCAGACTAGATCGATGTATATAAACCCTCTTTTTTCCCATCATACAAGTACTATAAGTAGTATTgccaaaacaaaaatttatgtAAACCCTAATTTTGTTAAGCCACACACAGCTGATATTACAACACAATATTTTGAAAGACCTGTTCTAAAACCTGATAATGAGATTGCTATTCACAACAGTCTTCCGAAAATTGTATCAAATTCAACACCAATTATACCACAGAATACAGCTACAGTTACTACAGCAGGAATGTCATTAGGTCATGTTGCGAATTCTCGATATACTTTAGTGCGACACAACAACAAGGCAACTGCTAGGAATGTGCTAGCTGAATCCTCAGAATGTGtgactaaattaaaaattagcAAGTACAAAACAGTATCAGTTGcacatgtaaaaaataatttcgacACAGATAAACTCAACAGATTAAGTTCTCTACATAATACAGAAAAAGTAACAccagataatataaatattcCTTCTAGGTTCTTACAGAGCAGGTTCAAATTAGTAAGGAGAAATTCAGCACCAGTGgtaacaaaaacaaatactAAATCTGTAATAAGAAAGCAGAATCTGAATTCATCAAAAGCTATTGTATCGCGATCTAGTCAAAAGGTcaagataataattaataaacgaaatttaaagaaaaataatattcctTGCCCTCAGTTTAGAAAATATGGAAAATGTTTAAGAAGTTTAATAGGACATTGTGCATTCTTACATGACAAAAAACATGTTTCAATATGTAGAAAGTTCCTGAAAGGGCTTTGTCATGACAAAGATTGTCTGTTATCACATGAAGTTACAGCAGAGAAAATGCCAACTTGTTCTTTCTATTTAAAAGGAATGTGCACGAAAGAAGATTGCCCATATCTGCATGTTAAATTAAACGAGAAAACTAAAATATGTGCAGATTTTTTGAGAGGATACTGTGAGAAGGGAGACAAATGTTTGAATCGCCACATAAACATTTGTCCAGAATTGGCAGTTAAAAGTGTTTGTACCAGAAAACGATGTCCATACCCCCACaaggttaataaaaaaaatatacataaaaaaacaaaggtCCAAGAGACCCTTAACCAAAgtgtcaaatataataattctcgaaataaagttaataaacgTAAAGAAATACCAGACTTAAATTCTAAATCAGAAGATGATCAAATGGATTGTAGATATTATAAAGAAGTTCTAGACAAAGATGTTTCTACTGAAATCGCCACAATCAAACCCTCTAGATGTAAATTAGGTGCTTTACCATCTTTTATCCATTTATAA